One window from the genome of Eucalyptus grandis isolate ANBG69807.140 chromosome 7, ASM1654582v1, whole genome shotgun sequence encodes:
- the LOC104453611 gene encoding uncharacterized protein At4g15970, with protein sequence MLAEYSPSASAAAAAAAAALVPRRRRDLYFCLLLLFASLYCLILYCANFESSLDASLSPQYSEKYRLEKVLKNAAMRDRTVILTTLNEAWAGPNSILDLFLESFRIGDGTRRLLKHLVIIALDKKAYLRCVAVHTYCVALTTEGVDFSAEAYFMTTDYLKMMWRRIDFLRSILEMGYNFVFTDADILWFRNPFPRFFEDADFQIACDHFLGDSLDIQNRPNGGFNFVKSNNRTIQFYKFWYSSQAMYPGYHDQDVLNFIKFDRFITDIGLKMRFLDTMYFGGLCEPSKDLNQVCTMHANCCFGLDSKLNDLRMMVQDWKDFMSLTPRLKRSLNLSWSVPDKCSLEELIQYSSLPNNVQWYGSPVNDVG encoded by the exons ATGCTCGCCGAGTACTCCCcgtccgcctccgccgccgccgccgccgccgccgccgccctcgtcccccgccgccgccgcgacctCTActtctgcctcctcctcctcttcgccTCGCTCTACTGCTTGATCCTGTACTGTGCCAACTTCGAGAGCTCTCTCGACGCTAGCCTCTCCCCTCAG TATTCCGAGAAATACAGGCTCGAAAAAGTTTTGAAGAATGCTGCAATGAGAGACAGAACTGTTATCTTGACAACTCTAAATGAAGCATGGGCTGGTCCCAACTCCATCCTCGATCTCTTCCTTGAAAGCTTTAGAATAGGAGACGGAACTCGCAGGCTCTTAAAACATCTGGTCATTATTGCCTTGGACAAGAAGGCCTATCTACGGTGTGTCGCTGTGCATACTTACTGTGTTGCTTTAACAACTGAGGGAGTTGATTTTTCAGCGGAAGCATACTTCATGACCActgattatttgaaaatgatgtGGAGAAGGATTGATTTCTTGCGTTCTATTCTTGAGATGGGCTACAATTTCGTCTTCACG GATGCTGATATATTGTGGTTTAGGAACCCATTTCCGAGATTCTTTGAGGATGCAGATTTCCAGATTGCATGCGACCATTTCCTAGGCGACTCTCTTGATATTCAGAATAGACCCAATGGAGGATTTAACTTTGTGAAGTCCAATAACCGGACAATTCAGTTCTACAAGTTCTGGTATTCATCACAGGCAATGTACCCTGGGTACCACGACCAAGATGTCCTTAACTTCATCAAATTTGATCGTTTCATCACAGATATTGGATTGAAAATGAGATTCCTGGATACTATGTACTTTGGGGGGCTTTGTGAACCCAGCAAGGATCTAAATCAAGTGTGCACAATGCATGCAAATTGCTGTTTTGGACTGGACTCCAAGCTTAATGATCTTAGGATGATGGTTCAGGATTGGAAAGATTTTATGTCCCTAACACCAAGGTTAAAGAGGTCACTAAACTTGTCCTGGAGTGTTCCGGACAAATGCAG TCTCGAAGAACTCATTCAGTATAGTTCACTGCCAAACAATGTCCAATGGTATGGTTCGCCAGTGAACGACGTCGGATGA
- the LOC104453610 gene encoding protein ACCUMULATION AND REPLICATION OF CHLOROPLASTS 3, which yields MSRSLRLPLDPATTRRAASPRPSLRRLPPHSLAFPPFPRRRRGYSGERREVSGAGVAPFWVRVRLSGERVGDEEEVGDGGGGDARFVEVIGVGSRKDAVLDFCLDSPFGFESVRFWNIIRNDPTKVQLQQRMLDKDASPSLVEAPHIMQSSPKAIILVASAGYGSDHTIAWDILRQVKSANGFAVAVFLKPFSFEGRRRQDEVKDLVDKLKELTTFSINIDTDLLLQKDLVTLDEAVRTANNAVLLAINAISILTSDVHKKHLDLTQNSMKELNITEVMKVLERCKEGKIGFGSGYNIKMSILQAIYDCPFLSRGFKDFNGMVICILTSSAGNQLNLKAFLETFRQVTGYQKEVIVSVVQEPTLEANVLVTTVVTVGHGDRNPRKSSILSRLAQSFPFVFNLFGKQQPQLNGGQGKGSFETTDPSQVTNVLDLDDEQSGVAVNGRGQGSVLDSGEPESSAKIENNEIHSSRRYEQDEFQFSESNAELQILDGQLPEGSPSFQREPLNSWNFTPGYEVAQEWARERAHDSSSSKLNTMSIFQLPVGVKPSNELKDNQNIANSVQNGIQEIDNVVEAQPIDDSSASSWSGLADVGFGAVKDFASTLIQGKRPDVHQKQGNLSARAASMLEAERYSQKTWNPNVEMKYRGGTYRGRCQGGLPEGKGRLVLSDGSIYDGMWRYGKRSGSGTYCFSNGDVFQGSWRDDVMHGKGWFYFHTGDRWFANFWKGKANGEGRFYTKSGDVWFGQFEDGWRHGRFLCIVVNGDRYVEIWDHGVLLSREQLDSENDAL from the exons ATGTCCCGCTCGCTGCGCCTCCCCCTCGACCCCGCCACGACCCGCCGAGCCGCTTCGCCTCGCCCCTCGCTCCGTCGTCTGCCACCCCATTCCCTCGCCTTCCCTCCGTTCCCTCGCCGTCGACGCGGGTATTCAGGGGAGCGGCGCGAGGTTTCCGGTGCCGGCGTCGCGCCGTTCTGGGTTCGGGTTAGATTGAGCGGGGAGCGTGTTGGGGACGAGGAGGAGgtgggcgacggcggcggcggcgatgccCGGTTCGTGGAGGTGATTGGCGTTGGCAGCCGGAAGGACGCCGTTCTTGATTTCTGCCTGGACTCGCCTTTTGGATTCGAATCCGTGCGTTTCTG GAATATTATAAGGAATGATCCAACGAAGGTGCAACTACAGCAGCGGATGCTTGACAAAG ATGCTTCTCCCAGTCTTGTGGAAGCTCCACATATCATGCAGTCTTCTCCAAAGGCTATAATTCTT GTTGCTAGTGCAGGATATGGCTCGGATCATACTATAGCCTGGGATATTCTGAGACAAGTCAAATCAGCAAATGGATTTGCAGTTGCTGTTTTCCTGAAACCTTTCAGCTTTGAAGGAAGAAGGCGGCAAGATGAG GTCAAAGATTTGGTTGACAAACTTAAAGAGCTTACAACTTTTAGCATAA ATATTGACACTGACCTGCTCCTGCAAAAAGATTTGGTTACGCTTGATGAGGCTGTGAGAACGGCAAATAATGCAGTTCTCTTGGCTATAAATGCCATCTCTATTCTTACATCT GATGTCCACAAGAAGCATTTAGACTTGACGCAGAACAGTATGAAAGAACTGAATATTACTGAGGTCATGAAA GTCCTGGAAAGATGCAAAGAAGGAAAGATTGGATTTGGTAGTGGTTACAACATTAAAATGTCAATTTTGCAAGCGATATATGATTGCCCATTTCTTAGTCGTGGTTTCAAG GATTTTAATGGGATGGTCATATGCATCCTAACCAGTTCAGCTGGCAACCAACTCAATCTAAAAGCCTTTCTAGAAACTTTTCGTCAAGTTACAGGATACCAAAAGGAAGTTATTGTTTCTGTGGTTCAGGAGCCTACTTTGGAGGCGAACGTGCTGGTAACAACAGTTGTTACTGTAGG TCATGGAGATCGGAACCCTCGGAAGAGCAGCATACTGTCCAGACTAGCTCAAAGTTTCCCTTTTGTCTTCAATCTTTTTGGAAAGCAACAACCACAATTAAACGGAGGTCAGGGGAAAGGTTCATTTGAAACTACAGATCCTTCTCAAGTGACAAATGTGCTAGACTTAGATGACGAGCAAAGTGGTGTAGCTGTAAATGGTAGAGGACAAGGATCTGTGCTTGATTCTGGAGAGCCTGAATCATCCGCCAAAATAGAAAACAATGAAATCCATTCATCCAG AAGATATGAACAAGACGAATTTCAATTCTCAGAGAGCAATGCAGAGTTGCAAATTTTGGATGGTCAACTTCCTGAAG GAAGTCCATCCTTTCAAAGAGAGCCACTCAACTCTTGGAACTTCACACCTGGATATGAGGTGGCTCAGGAGTGGGCAAGAGAAAGGGCACATGACTCTTCAAGTTCAAAGCTCAATACCATGAGCATCTTTCAGCTTCCAGTTGGTGTAAAGCCTTCAAATGAGCTGAAAGACAATCAGAATATTGCAAATTCAGTGCAAAATGGAATTCAGGAAATTGATAATGTTGTGGAAGCCCAACCAATTGATGATTCAAGTGCATCTTCTTGGAGTGGGTTGGCTGATGTAGGGTTTGGAGCAGTGAAGGATTTTGCGTCAACGTTGATACAGGGAAAACGTCCAGATGTTCACCAGAAACAAGGAAATCTTTCTGCTCGTGCAGCGTCGATGTTG GAAGCTGAACGATATTCTCAAAAAACATGGAATCCTAACGTGGAGATGAAATATAGAGGAGGTACCTACCGAGGACGATGCCAGGGTGGTCTTCCTGAAGGAAAG GGCCGTCTGGTTCTCAGTGATGGAAGCATATATGATGGTATGTGGCGCTATGGTAAGAGGTCTGGTTCTGGTACGTATTGCTTCAGCAATGGGGATGTGTTCCAGGGATCCTGGAGGGACGATGTAATGCATGGAAAG GGGTGGTTTTATTTTCACACCGGCGACCGATGGTTTGCAAACTTTTGGAAGGGAAAGGCCAATGGCGAAGGGCGCTTCTACACAAAATCTGGTGATGTTTGGTTTGGCCAGTTTGAAGATGGATGGCGACATGGCCGTTTCCTGTGCATTGTAGTTAATGGAGACAG GTACGTTGAGATCTGGGACCACGGTGTTCTGCTAAGCCGTGAGCAATTAGATTCCGAAAATGATGCTTTATAG